In Candidatus Limnocylindrales bacterium, a single window of DNA contains:
- a CDS encoding aminomethyltransferase family protein produces the protein MARQTLLYEIHKSLGATFREYGEWELPETFTGIFSEYQAVRNQVGLMDLSFRGKIRLAGPERTPFLHGMVTQDIKGIQEGFGAYALMTDPKAHILADMKVYNLGDWFLLDVEPELKNKIITTLDKYLLVEATLTDISDQYGLLSLQGPKSETLLRTLLSEPIIPTEEYQHLRSKLVGVEILVIRTGYTGEIGFELLVPQEQIKEVWDVLTLQDSVTPVGMAVLDILRLEAGIPRYGIDMDENNLPLEVGVEKQAISYTKGCYIGQEVIARMKYRGHANRFLMGLKFQGEKVPQKKDKIRKEDKEIGWVTSAVFSPGFKSVLGMGYIHREYAQPGIFVSVETALGSLEGEIVALPFYKK, from the coding sequence ATGGCAAGGCAGACACTTCTCTATGAGATCCATAAATCGTTAGGAGCTACCTTTCGGGAATATGGGGAATGGGAGCTTCCGGAAACATTTACAGGGATATTCTCCGAATATCAAGCGGTTCGGAACCAGGTGGGTTTGATGGATCTATCTTTTCGAGGTAAAATTCGGCTGGCAGGACCTGAGCGAACCCCGTTTCTCCATGGAATGGTTACCCAGGATATCAAAGGGATTCAGGAAGGTTTCGGAGCCTATGCCCTCATGACCGATCCGAAAGCGCATATTCTGGCCGATATGAAAGTTTATAACCTGGGAGATTGGTTTCTCTTAGATGTGGAACCGGAACTTAAGAACAAAATTATTACTACGTTAGATAAATATCTCCTGGTGGAGGCTACCCTTACCGATATAAGTGATCAATATGGTCTGCTATCCCTGCAGGGACCCAAATCAGAAACCCTTCTCCGTACTCTCCTATCAGAGCCCATAATACCGACAGAAGAATATCAACACCTGCGAAGTAAGCTGGTGGGGGTGGAAATCCTTGTAATTCGAACCGGGTATACGGGAGAAATAGGGTTTGAGTTGTTAGTTCCTCAAGAGCAAATAAAAGAAGTTTGGGATGTGTTAACGCTTCAGGATTCTGTGACTCCTGTAGGAATGGCGGTGCTGGATATTCTGCGCCTGGAAGCAGGCATTCCCCGTTATGGGATCGATATGGATGAAAACAATCTTCCTCTGGAAGTAGGGGTTGAGAAACAAGCCATCAGCTATACCAAAGGGTGTTATATTGGACAGGAAGTTATTGCCAGAATGAAATACCGGGGTCATGCGAACCGGTTTTTGATGGGTCTTAAATTTCAAGGAGAAAAGGTCCCTCAAAAAAAGGACAAAATTCGAAAGGAAGATAAAGAAATCGGATGGGTGACCAGTGCTGTTTTCTCTCCCGGCTTTAAAAGCGTTCTTGGGATGGGATATATTCATCGGGAATATGCGCAACCCGGAATCTTTGTTAGTGTAGAAACTGCCCTAGGATCCCTGGAAGGAGAGATCGTTGCTTTACCTTTTTACAAAAAATAA
- a CDS encoding Trm112 family protein: MPISQELLDILACPKCKTGVILKERPKGSGLICPTCKVIYPIKDDIPIMLIDEAIPIGEDGEPKAGYTSEWK; the protein is encoded by the coding sequence ATGCCCATTAGTCAAGAATTACTGGATATTTTAGCCTGCCCCAAATGTAAAACCGGGGTCATTTTAAAAGAGCGCCCAAAAGGAAGTGGCTTGATTTGCCCGACCTGTAAAGTTATCTATCCTATTAAAGACGATATACCGATTATGCTCATTGATGAGGCTATCCCGATAGGAGAAGATGGAGAACCTAAGGCCGGTTACACTTCGGAATGGAAATAA
- a CDS encoding CbiX/SirB N-terminal domain-containing protein: MYITEAIILIGHGAVASDTPKALVSELKALEAQRRARGLSEMSAREAELDKLIREWPRTPQTDPYKWGLETLAEKLKARLNGCHLVTAYNEFCAPSLQEAIKGLVEEGIQRITLLTTMFTPGGVHSEIEIPQTLQTIRQRYPDLILEYAWPFDLEYVADFLIGHLERVTHAVNR, translated from the coding sequence ATGTATATTACCGAGGCCATTATTTTAATCGGTCATGGGGCTGTGGCATCTGATACACCTAAGGCCCTGGTTTCCGAGTTAAAGGCCTTAGAAGCCCAAAGACGGGCGCGGGGATTATCAGAAATGAGTGCCCGGGAAGCCGAGTTGGACAAGTTGATTCGAGAGTGGCCCAGAACCCCCCAGACAGATCCCTACAAATGGGGGCTCGAAACTCTCGCCGAGAAATTAAAGGCCCGGCTGAACGGTTGCCATCTCGTTACGGCCTATAATGAGTTTTGTGCTCCCAGTTTACAGGAAGCCATTAAGGGATTGGTAGAAGAAGGAATTCAACGGATTACCCTACTGACCACCATGTTTACTCCGGGTGGCGTGCACTCTGAGATAGAAATCCCACAAACTCTCCAGACCATCCGTCAGCGCTATCCTGATTTAATACTGGAATATGCCTGGCCCTTTGACTTAGAATATGTGGCAGATTTTTTGATAGGGCATCTGGAGAGAGTCACGCACGCTGTAAACAGGTAA